The Candidatus Zixiibacteriota bacterium genome includes a region encoding these proteins:
- a CDS encoding enoyl-CoA hydratase/isomerase family protein → MDKEYKTVKVEIEGPVARVNFCRPEVHNAFNDVLIYEMTDLFQSLKKEEGLRVIVLSGEGKSFCAGADLNWMRRVKDYSYEKNLEESLALADLFYLIYTMPLPVIGRINGAAIGGGTGFVSVCDISVAAESAKFSFSEVKIGIVPACIGPYVIRKLGEGKAREFFISGERLTAAEAYRIGLVNRYYPDDKLDEEIDKLIKTLLSSGPNAIAMAKELVSNIPGMKPHEFKPYTAKMIAKLRLSDEGQEGMDAFLNKRKPNWVKE, encoded by the coding sequence GACCGGAAGTCCACAACGCCTTTAATGACGTTCTCATTTATGAGATGACCGATCTTTTTCAATCGCTCAAAAAAGAAGAAGGTTTGCGAGTTATAGTTTTATCGGGTGAAGGCAAATCATTTTGTGCCGGGGCTGATCTAAACTGGATGCGCCGCGTCAAAGATTACAGCTATGAAAAAAATCTCGAAGAATCTCTGGCCCTGGCCGATTTGTTTTACTTGATTTATACCATGCCTCTGCCGGTCATCGGACGCATCAACGGCGCGGCCATCGGAGGCGGCACCGGTTTTGTTTCCGTCTGCGATATTTCCGTCGCCGCCGAATCGGCTAAGTTCTCTTTCTCCGAAGTAAAAATCGGAATCGTTCCGGCTTGCATTGGACCTTATGTTATTAGGAAATTAGGAGAGGGGAAGGCTCGTGAATTTTTCATATCCGGCGAGAGACTGACCGCCGCCGAAGCGTATCGTATCGGACTCGTCAACCGATATTATCCCGATGATAAACTCGATGAAGAAATTGACAAATTGATAAAAACGCTTCTTTCGTCCGGGCCCAACGCCATCGCGATGGCAAAAGAACTCGTTTCCAATATCCCGGGGATGAAACCCCACGAGTTCAAGCCATACACTGCCAAGATGATCGCCAAATTGCGCCTGTCGGATGAGGGGCAGGAGGGGATGGACGCCTTTTTGAATAAACGCAAACCGAACTGGGTAAAAGAATAA
- a CDS encoding acetyl-CoA carboxylase biotin carboxylase subunit, with product MPKLFNKILVANRGEIAVRVLRACQTLNIKTVSVYSTADKYAVHTLMGDEACEIGPPPPLESYLNVDKIIEAAKLSGADAIHPGYGFLAENCNFAQACLDNGFVFIGPPPDAILLMGNKIESRKKMAGAGVPLIPGMKSAGNSLDEFKKVADESGYPVLIKAAAGGGGKGMRVVNDPVDLETAIDGAKREAKSAFDDDTVYLEKYIVDPRHIEFQVFADSHGNAIHVFERECSIQRRHQKIIEETPSVAVTPKLRKKMGEAAVAVTKACGYVNAGTVEFLLDKNGKFYFLEMNTRIQVEHPVTEEVVGVDLVAEQIKVASGFPLSDKFKNLSQRGHAIECRIYAEDAGNNFMPSIGKILLYREPTGPGVRVDSGVRQDSEIGIDYDPIMAKLIVWGEDRDMAIARMIKALREYKILGIKQSIKYLADIVAHEKYKSGETYTDFIDKNFADWSDDGADNIELALAAAAVINANGGQKVAFGSNRQSRKDYNPWLSIGPWRLGEKIK from the coding sequence ATGCCAAAACTGTTTAATAAAATCCTTGTCGCCAATCGTGGCGAGATCGCCGTGCGCGTGCTTCGCGCCTGCCAAACGCTCAATATAAAAACCGTTTCCGTTTATTCCACAGCAGATAAATACGCCGTCCATACATTGATGGGCGATGAAGCCTGCGAAATCGGACCTCCTCCTCCGCTCGAATCGTATTTGAATGTCGATAAAATTATCGAAGCCGCCAAATTATCCGGCGCGGATGCGATTCATCCCGGTTACGGTTTTCTGGCAGAAAATTGCAATTTCGCCCAGGCTTGCCTCGATAACGGATTCGTATTTATCGGCCCGCCGCCGGATGCCATTCTTTTGATGGGTAACAAGATCGAGTCGCGCAAGAAAATGGCCGGGGCCGGAGTGCCTTTGATTCCGGGCATGAAAAGCGCCGGTAATAGTCTCGATGAATTCAAAAAAGTCGCCGACGAATCCGGATACCCCGTTCTCATAAAGGCCGCAGCCGGAGGGGGCGGCAAGGGTATGCGAGTCGTCAATGATCCGGTCGATTTGGAAACCGCCATCGACGGAGCCAAACGCGAAGCCAAATCCGCCTTTGATGATGATACCGTCTATCTCGAAAAATATATCGTCGATCCCCGACATATCGAATTTCAGGTTTTCGCCGACTCGCACGGTAATGCTATCCATGTTTTCGAGCGGGAATGTTCAATCCAACGCCGGCATCAGAAAATTATTGAAGAAACGCCGTCAGTTGCCGTCACGCCTAAACTTCGCAAGAAGATGGGCGAGGCCGCCGTTGCCGTCACCAAAGCCTGTGGTTATGTCAATGCCGGCACGGTTGAATTTTTGCTCGATAAGAACGGCAAGTTTTATTTTCTGGAAATGAATACTCGCATCCAGGTCGAACATCCCGTTACCGAAGAAGTCGTCGGAGTCGATCTGGTGGCCGAACAGATCAAAGTAGCGTCCGGATTTCCGCTTTCGGACAAATTCAAGAATCTGTCGCAGCGGGGTCATGCTATCGAATGCCGAATTTATGCCGAAGATGCTGGGAATAATTTTATGCCATCGATTGGCAAAATACTTTTGTACCGCGAACCGACCGGGCCGGGTGTGCGGGTTGATTCGGGTGTTCGTCAGGACAGCGAAATCGGAATCGACTATGATCCGATTATGGCCAAACTGATTGTCTGGGGCGAAGATCGCGATATGGCTATTGCTCGAATGATAAAAGCCTTGAGAGAATACAAGATACTGGGCATAAAGCAATCCATTAAATATCTCGCGGATATTGTTGCACACGAGAAATATAAGTCAGGGGAGACTTACACTGATTTTATCGATAAAAACTTCGCCGACTGGTCCGATGACGGCGCGGATAATATCGAATTGGCCCTTGCCGCCGCGGCTGTTATAAATGCGAACGGCGGACAAAAAGTAGCTTTTGGAAGTAATCGGCAATCGAGAAAAGACTACAACCCGTGGCTTTCAATCGGCCCCTGGCGACTGGGAGAGAAAATTAAGTGA
- a CDS encoding biotin/lipoyl-containing protein: MIYEFIHNGETKTVELKDGNKAVFADSQNTIDINYTPDGRIFIQNAGASKEIFAVTSGNKTFVDIDGTLFEFTIPSEENGIGGAGGELTDPSKVFAPMPGKVVKVMVKVGDEVEKKDQLIIVEAMKMEHICIARAKAKVSAVNFSIGDQVDTDTPLIELELVE, from the coding sequence GTGATATACGAATTTATACATAATGGCGAAACCAAAACGGTTGAACTCAAAGACGGCAACAAAGCCGTTTTTGCCGACTCACAAAATACAATCGATATAAATTATACTCCCGACGGACGGATATTTATCCAGAACGCCGGTGCGTCAAAAGAAATCTTTGCCGTCACATCCGGCAATAAAACCTTTGTCGATATCGACGGGACATTATTCGAATTCACGATTCCATCCGAAGAAAATGGGATAGGCGGCGCCGGGGGAGAGCTGACCGATCCTTCAAAAGTTTTCGCTCCGATGCCCGGCAAGGTCGTCAAAGTCATGGTCAAGGTCGGTGATGAGGTTGAGAAGAAAGACCAGCTTATCATCGTCGAGGCGATGAAGATGGAACATATCTGTATCGCCAGAGCCAAAGCCAAAGTCTCCGCCGTCAATTTTTCCATCGGCGACCAGGTTGACACGGATACACCGTTGATTGAATTGGAGTTGGTGGAGTAA
- a CDS encoding DUF4440 domain-containing protein, whose translation MKYLYVLILVLIASVSFADDKNIADKEQLMIVDQEFSQMSVDSGIGYAFDFYMADSATVLTEGSLPITGRDAINAMYDSLPEGARLTWEPIFADIAASDDLGYTIGSWTYSVSETAGTMSTASGYYITIWKRQDDGSWKYVFDTGTDGPKE comes from the coding sequence ATGAAATATTTATATGTCTTAATTTTGGTTTTAATCGCATCTGTCAGTTTTGCTGACGATAAGAACATTGCTGATAAAGAACAGTTAATGATTGTCGATCAGGAATTTTCTCAAATGTCGGTCGATAGCGGAATCGGTTACGCGTTTGATTTTTACATGGCCGACAGCGCGACTGTTTTAACTGAAGGAAGTCTTCCCATAACAGGACGGGACGCCATTAATGCCATGTACGACAGTTTGCCTGAAGGGGCACGGCTCACGTGGGAACCGATATTCGCCGATATTGCCGCATCGGACGATTTGGGTTATACGATCGGAAGCTGGACCTATTCAGTTTCCGAAACTGCCGGAACGATGAGTACCGCCAGCGGATATTATATAACGATCTGGAAACGCCAGGATGACGGAAGCTGGAAATACGTCTTCGACACCGGCACCGACGGCCCGAAGGAGTAG
- a CDS encoding YbjQ family protein, protein MILATSDDIHGKKIIKVLGLVKGNTIRARHVGRDILAVFRGMIGGEISEYTKMIAESREQALDRMVAEGEKLGANAIVTLRFTTSSMMQGAAELLCYGTAVVVEDE, encoded by the coding sequence ATGATTCTTGCGACATCAGACGATATTCATGGGAAAAAAATAATCAAAGTCCTGGGGTTGGTTAAAGGCAACACTATTCGCGCCCGTCACGTCGGTCGCGATATCCTGGCCGTCTTTCGCGGCATGATCGGTGGTGAAATATCCGAATACACAAAAATGATCGCTGAGTCACGCGAGCAGGCTTTGGATCGCATGGTCGCCGAGGGGGAAAAACTGGGCGCTAACGCAATTGTAACACTGCGCTTCACGACATCCTCAATGATGCAGGGCGCCGCCGAATTGTTATGCTACGGCACCGCTGTAGTTGTTGAAGATGAGTAG
- a CDS encoding sigma-70 family RNA polymerase sigma factor translates to MAQLKKGKTKALAGLVERYKKQAYFLALGMVGNSDDAYDVSQEAFLRVYNSASTFDESQSFFPWFYSIVTNLCRNVLRKRQVVAARTVDLADVEYMLTDRETPESDYLDNEQKRQLYAAVMNLNFADREIINLNHFRMMSYDEISNLLGIPRGTVMSRLYYARKRLAELLEEEV, encoded by the coding sequence ATGGCTCAGCTTAAGAAAGGCAAAACCAAGGCTTTGGCTGGGCTGGTGGAAAGGTACAAAAAACAGGCCTATTTTCTGGCTCTGGGTATGGTCGGCAATTCCGATGATGCCTACGATGTTTCTCAGGAGGCGTTTCTTCGCGTGTATAACTCGGCATCGACATTTGACGAATCCCAAAGTTTCTTCCCCTGGTTTTATTCCATCGTTACCAATCTATGTCGAAACGTTCTCCGCAAAAGACAGGTCGTCGCCGCACGCACGGTTGATCTTGCCGACGTTGAGTATATGCTCACCGACCGCGAAACCCCGGAATCCGATTATCTCGATAACGAGCAAAAACGGCAATTGTATGCGGCCGTGATGAACTTGAATTTCGCCGACCGGGAAATTATCAATCTCAATCATTTTCGCATGATGAGCTACGATGAGATTTCCAATCTGCTGGGCATCCCCAGGGGGACGGTGATGTCTCGCCTGTATTACGCCAGAAAACGCCTGGCCGAACTTTTGGAAGAAGAGGTATAA
- the recN gene encoding DNA repair protein RecN: MLKKLYIKNYALVDEIEIDFKPGLTVLTGETGAGKSVIIGGLRLALGGRADKDLIRHGTKKSTAHAVFNSDSKSFKKIKADSEIAFSREVSTTGSSRAYINETITNLNTIHETVNNLCELHSQQDQRGLLEQERHLFFIDSYAGLNTKVEKLLQLFDSYISLEKRLKNTQENAQAVREKLELINFQIDELTESNLRIGEETELEIEKKRLESVQTLLETAQTLIDSLSENDNSIISVLSRLESRLNDAAGIDERLSEEAKLLSESRINLNELTRNIESYFSRLDDNPQRLDDINARLAELYRLKKKYKTDEAGLIDLLSNLRDQSLSSTDIQSLIAELKDKLAEARREYYELALEISKKRRKAATTFEKKIIKQLNDLAIEDAQLKIDFTSEGDESGFEVNGKMLKANNCGFETAEFLISTNPKEPLRPLSKIASGGEISRIMLAILTVIAGKYKLPTIVFDEIDTGIGGQTANKLAEKLKELSKNHQVITISHLPPVASRADNHLAVSKKTVQGRNIIDVKSLTPAEIKKEIKRMRGA, translated from the coding sequence TTGCTAAAAAAACTTTATATCAAAAACTATGCCCTGGTTGACGAAATCGAAATCGATTTCAAACCGGGGCTTACTGTCTTGACCGGTGAAACCGGGGCCGGCAAATCGGTCATCATCGGCGGTCTCAGACTCGCCCTGGGCGGTCGAGCCGACAAAGATTTAATACGCCACGGCACAAAAAAATCTACAGCCCATGCCGTTTTTAATTCAGACTCGAAATCTTTTAAGAAAATAAAAGCCGACTCCGAAATTGCGTTTAGTCGCGAAGTATCCACAACCGGATCATCACGAGCCTATATCAATGAGACAATTACGAATCTGAATACAATACATGAAACCGTTAATAATCTGTGTGAATTACATTCACAACAAGACCAGCGTGGACTTCTTGAGCAGGAACGACATCTATTCTTTATTGATAGCTATGCCGGATTGAATACAAAAGTTGAAAAGCTATTGCAATTATTCGACTCTTATATTTCACTAGAAAAGAGATTGAAAAATACGCAGGAAAACGCTCAAGCGGTTCGTGAAAAATTGGAATTAATAAATTTTCAAATTGACGAGCTGACCGAATCCAATCTTCGAATCGGCGAAGAAACCGAATTGGAAATTGAAAAAAAGAGACTTGAATCAGTTCAAACGCTTCTGGAAACGGCTCAGACGCTAATCGACTCTCTCAGCGAAAACGACAATTCAATCATCTCAGTCCTCTCCAGACTTGAATCTCGTCTCAACGATGCCGCCGGTATTGACGAGAGGCTTTCTGAAGAAGCCAAACTGCTTTCCGAGAGCCGCATAAATCTTAACGAACTGACTCGAAATATCGAATCATATTTCTCTCGTCTTGACGATAATCCTCAACGTCTTGACGATATCAACGCCCGCCTTGCTGAACTATATCGTCTTAAGAAAAAATACAAAACCGATGAGGCCGGATTGATCGATTTGCTATCCAATTTGCGAGACCAAAGCCTGTCATCGACGGATATTCAATCTCTAATTGCCGAGTTAAAAGATAAACTTGCCGAAGCCCGCAGGGAATATTATGAGTTGGCTCTTGAAATTTCAAAAAAACGCCGTAAAGCCGCGACTACATTTGAGAAGAAAATCATAAAACAACTCAACGACCTGGCTATCGAAGACGCTCAGCTCAAAATCGATTTTACTTCCGAAGGCGATGAAAGCGGTTTTGAAGTTAATGGAAAAATGTTAAAAGCCAATAATTGCGGTTTTGAAACAGCGGAATTCCTGATTTCGACCAATCCAAAAGAACCCTTACGGCCTCTATCAAAAATCGCATCGGGAGGAGAAATCTCACGAATTATGCTGGCGATTCTGACCGTAATCGCCGGGAAATACAAACTTCCGACTATTGTCTTTGACGAAATCGATACCGGTATCGGCGGCCAAACTGCTAATAAACTTGCCGAAAAACTAAAAGAACTCTCCAAAAATCACCAGGTAATCACAATCAGTCACCTCCCCCCTGTAGCCTCCCGAGCCGACAACCACCTCGCCGTAAGCAAAAAAACGGTACAAGGCCGCAACATAATCGATGTAAAATCTCTCACCCCCGCGGAAATTAAAAAAGAGATTAAGCGAATGCGGGGCGCTTGA
- a CDS encoding ASCH domain-containing protein — translation MLLFKKEEFDDIRLGRITVTFRDWDKLRIEAGKEYKSFGLGYVRIEEVDYVDFKKILDEDLEAAGFYDLDEFKKAFRKRNPGFNFGSGRLIRIKFTYLGSEDRTAGGVKPAERDMIKIMERLVEIDVLSDVDVKSDDLLEFLDIEKAQNSVSIAKQFNISRNDVMKRMTALKNEGLINSRRDGYTISIRGKAYLDSQI, via the coding sequence ATGCTGCTATTTAAGAAAGAAGAATTTGATGATATAAGGCTCGGGAGAATTACCGTAACATTTCGCGATTGGGATAAACTTCGGATCGAAGCCGGAAAAGAATACAAATCATTCGGACTCGGATATGTTCGCATTGAGGAAGTCGATTATGTCGATTTCAAGAAAATTCTCGATGAGGATTTGGAGGCCGCCGGCTTTTATGATCTGGACGAATTTAAAAAGGCCTTCCGCAAACGTAATCCCGGATTCAATTTCGGTTCCGGACGACTAATTCGGATAAAATTCACCTACCTGGGGTCGGAAGATCGTACTGCCGGAGGCGTTAAACCCGCCGAACGTGACATGATAAAAATTATGGAACGCCTGGTGGAAATAGACGTCCTCTCCGATGTCGATGTGAAATCGGATGATCTCCTCGAATTTCTGGATATCGAAAAAGCCCAAAACTCGGTATCCATCGCTAAGCAATTTAATATATCCCGAAATGACGTTATGAAGCGGATGACCGCCCTTAAAAACGAAGGATTGATCAACTCTCGGCGCGACGGTTATACCATATCCATTCGCGGAAAAGCGTATTTAGACAGTCAAATTTAA
- the dnaG gene encoding DNA primase, with translation MAARIPENKIDEVRMAADIAEVLSGYLPLKKRGRNFMALCPFHDEKTPSFSVSPEKQIFHCFGCGKGGNVFTFLMEHENLSFIEAIKLLADRYGVVLPKYEKEKDTRTERLLYANQTAAEYFQSNLSDSRYKQKIENYLYDVRGLEKSTIDKFQIGLATDDWQGLVDYARKKDIKPEELAEAGLASKSDKTGEYYDRFRIRLMIPIFDITGKIVAFGGRALKKGESAKYINSPETPLYNKSFILYGLNFAKQAIRESGSAILVEGYFDLIALHQAGIENVIAVSGTSFTPQQARLIHRYASKAYIFFDADVAGRSAALRSIENFYNADIEPLIVSTPPKFDPDTFVRNNGAEAVQKLIQNHENYILFRFGDAKSHDFSSREKERIAKAIKSLASKINDPLKRDILIASAAERLNLKISSLRSTTPRDTNQIPLESTRNINILESELLSLCVNHPPLIELIWNDISPNDFSGPGHGDIYANMLEAYKRTGEINPDKMIESIKDPSLVSGLAFISTLDWGDIDLTGVVKEYRQMLLNQKRNRQITQLKEQLAAAEEKGDRELSIKLTTEINYLLEKKV, from the coding sequence ATGGCAGCACGTATTCCTGAAAATAAAATCGATGAAGTCCGCATGGCGGCTGACATTGCGGAGGTGTTATCCGGATACCTTCCCTTGAAGAAGCGCGGCCGAAATTTCATGGCTCTTTGCCCCTTTCACGATGAAAAAACGCCGTCTTTTTCGGTCTCACCCGAAAAACAAATTTTCCATTGCTTCGGGTGCGGCAAAGGCGGCAACGTCTTTACGTTTTTGATGGAGCATGAAAATCTGAGCTTTATCGAGGCCATTAAGCTATTGGCTGACCGTTACGGAGTCGTGCTTCCCAAATACGAAAAAGAAAAAGATACCCGCACCGAACGACTGCTCTATGCCAATCAAACTGCGGCGGAGTATTTTCAGTCCAACCTCTCCGATTCCAGATATAAGCAAAAAATCGAGAATTATTTATATGATGTCAGGGGACTCGAAAAATCAACGATTGATAAATTCCAAATTGGCCTGGCCACCGACGACTGGCAGGGTCTCGTTGATTATGCCCGGAAAAAAGACATAAAACCTGAAGAACTGGCCGAAGCGGGCCTGGCCTCAAAATCGGATAAAACCGGCGAATATTACGACCGATTCCGCATACGTCTGATGATTCCCATTTTTGATATCACCGGAAAAATCGTCGCTTTCGGAGGACGCGCTCTCAAAAAAGGTGAATCAGCCAAATACATCAATTCCCCGGAAACTCCACTTTACAATAAATCATTCATCTTGTACGGACTGAATTTCGCCAAACAGGCCATACGGGAATCCGGCTCGGCAATTTTGGTCGAAGGTTATTTTGATCTTATCGCTTTGCATCAGGCTGGAATTGAGAACGTCATTGCCGTTTCGGGTACTTCGTTTACTCCACAACAGGCGCGATTGATACATCGATATGCTTCAAAAGCATATATTTTTTTTGATGCTGATGTAGCTGGGCGAAGCGCCGCATTGCGTTCAATTGAAAATTTCTATAATGCCGACATTGAACCGCTAATTGTATCAACTCCACCCAAATTTGATCCTGATACATTTGTGCGAAATAATGGAGCAGAGGCTGTTCAGAAGCTAATTCAAAATCATGAAAATTACATATTGTTTCGCTTTGGAGATGCCAAATCACATGACTTTTCCAGTAGAGAAAAGGAAAGGATCGCAAAAGCAATAAAATCATTGGCTTCAAAGATAAATGACCCATTAAAGCGTGATATCCTAATAGCTTCGGCTGCAGAAAGACTAAATCTCAAAATTTCATCATTGAGATCCACTACTCCACGTGATACAAATCAGATACCTCTTGAATCAACCAGAAACATCAACATTCTCGAATCCGAACTGCTGTCCCTATGCGTCAATCACCCTCCTCTAATAGAGCTTATCTGGAACGATATCTCTCCCAATGATTTTTCCGGTCCCGGTCACGGCGATATTTACGCTAATATGTTGGAAGCCTACAAAAGGACCGGGGAAATAAATCCTGATAAAATGATTGAATCTATAAAAGACCCATCCCTGGTTTCGGGGCTGGCCTTTATTTCAACTTTAGATTGGGGCGATATCGATCTGACTGGCGTGGTCAAAGAATACCGGCAAATGCTGTTAAATCAGAAACGAAATCGTCAGATTACTCAATTAAAAGAACAACTCGCCGCCGCTGAGGAAAAAGGAGACCGTGAATTATCAATAAAATTAACGACCGAAATAAATTATCTGCTTGAAAAGAAGGTTTAA
- a CDS encoding endonuclease MutS2, with protein sequence MREIDAHTIKVLEFPKITELIRGLTLSPFGQIRAENLRPLFDRDEIILRLRQSSQMREIIRFEEAIPLIRIEDITELIEKSRVEGLNLEPKSLLRIKLFLDTVCDLVIYGKAEDRNEKFPDIVNIIKEFHPKREIAAAIGKAIDSSGEILDKASSALAKIRRDINDSAAKIKNHLNKILSSRKKHTGWQDDVITIRDGRFVIPVLSSDFKQTKGIIHDKSHSGATLYVEPDSAIPINNKLRQLQQDEKIEISRILRELTAMVGQSAEDIACDIDIYGRLDFIHACAGFALKIESDSPDIFDQGELNLIDARHPLLIYTAESSDDIIPLSITLDKDNQGILMTGPNTGGKTVAIKTIGLLTLMAMSGLEIPANPKSQIGIYGKIFADIGDEQSLELSLSTFSSHIRNIIAAINEADKNTLVLFDEIGAGTDPKEGAALAEVIILTLLELGCNILATTHYSQLKTLPLEYPGLINASLEFDRKNLKPTFRLKLGIPGASYAIDIARRLGLPDEMADKSAELLGTRTRSLDKLIEKLDTDLEHVRKERAELDERLAKAKILEEYYLARKNHLDDKEKEFAEKQIKELEKQIENGRREIDKLVKSIRESQADSKQVKKSHKFLKNRSKEIADQKQKLRSKKLQDAKILSPGETVWIDKFNTEGEVIEMLDHKRAKVIIGNATMIVDTIDVTRQNKNSDDPKKKKVKPYGLVNASVKSDFRPEIMLRGMTVEEALESLDKFLDDAIIAGLAQVYIIHGKGTGILRKNLTAYLNNHSAVESLRIGNWNEGGHGVTIARLKT encoded by the coding sequence ATGCGGGAAATTGATGCCCATACAATCAAAGTCCTCGAATTCCCAAAGATCACGGAATTAATTCGAGGCTTGACCCTATCTCCTTTCGGTCAAATACGCGCCGAAAACTTGCGGCCGTTATTTGACCGGGATGAAATAATCCTGCGCTTGCGGCAGTCTTCACAAATGAGGGAAATTATCCGCTTTGAAGAAGCTATCCCTCTTATTCGCATTGAAGACATTACAGAGTTGATTGAAAAATCGCGCGTCGAAGGCCTGAATCTCGAACCCAAATCTCTGCTCCGGATAAAACTTTTCCTCGACACTGTGTGCGATCTGGTCATATACGGCAAGGCCGAGGATCGCAATGAGAAATTTCCCGATATTGTTAACATTATTAAAGAATTTCATCCCAAGCGCGAAATCGCCGCGGCCATTGGAAAGGCAATCGATTCCTCCGGGGAAATTCTTGACAAGGCGTCAAGCGCTCTGGCTAAAATCAGAAGAGACATTAACGATTCCGCAGCCAAAATAAAAAATCATCTAAATAAAATCCTGTCGAGCAGGAAAAAGCATACCGGCTGGCAGGATGATGTCATCACTATTCGCGACGGACGCTTTGTTATTCCCGTCTTATCTTCGGATTTTAAGCAGACCAAAGGAATCATACATGATAAATCCCACAGTGGCGCGACTCTCTATGTCGAACCCGACTCAGCGATTCCGATAAATAATAAGCTTCGTCAATTGCAACAGGATGAAAAAATAGAAATCAGCCGAATACTTCGAGAGCTCACGGCCATGGTGGGCCAATCAGCGGAGGATATCGCCTGCGATATTGACATTTACGGAAGACTCGATTTCATTCATGCCTGCGCCGGATTTGCCTTGAAAATTGAAAGTGATTCTCCCGATATATTCGATCAGGGCGAGCTAAACTTGATCGACGCCCGGCATCCCCTTTTAATTTATACCGCCGAATCGAGTGATGATATCATCCCCTTAAGCATCACGCTTGATAAGGATAATCAGGGCATATTAATGACTGGCCCGAATACCGGAGGTAAAACCGTAGCCATAAAAACTATCGGTCTTTTGACCTTGATGGCCATGTCCGGTCTGGAAATCCCGGCCAATCCCAAAAGCCAAATCGGAATTTACGGCAAAATTTTCGCCGATATCGGCGATGAACAATCACTCGAACTTTCGCTTTCGACTTTTTCCTCGCATATCCGAAACATTATCGCTGCCATAAATGAAGCCGATAAAAACACGCTGGTTTTGTTTGATGAAATCGGAGCCGGAACCGATCCCAAAGAAGGCGCCGCTCTTGCCGAAGTAATTATTCTGACTCTATTGGAACTTGGATGCAATATTCTGGCGACAACCCATTATTCACAATTGAAAACTTTGCCTCTGGAATATCCAGGCCTTATAAATGCCTCTCTTGAGTTTGATCGAAAAAACCTGAAACCGACCTTCAGATTGAAATTAGGTATTCCCGGTGCCAGTTATGCCATTGATATCGCCCGACGCCTGGGGCTCCCCGATGAAATGGCCGACAAATCCGCGGAGCTACTGGGAACTCGAACGCGCTCCCTCGATAAACTAATAGAAAAACTCGACACCGACCTGGAGCATGTTCGCAAAGAAAGAGCCGAACTTGATGAGCGTCTCGCTAAGGCCAAAATTCTCGAAGAATATTATCTCGCCAGAAAAAACCATCTCGATGATAAGGAAAAAGAATTTGCCGAAAAGCAAATTAAGGAACTTGAAAAGCAGATTGAAAACGGCCGTCGGGAAATCGACAAATTAGTCAAAAGCATTCGCGAATCTCAGGCCGATTCTAAGCAGGTTAAAAAATCACATAAATTCCTGAAAAATCGCTCAAAAGAAATCGCGGACCAAAAACAAAAATTAAGGTCGAAAAAACTTCAGGACGCCAAAATCCTCTCCCCCGGTGAAACCGTCTGGATTGATAAATTCAATACCGAAGGAGAAGTGATCGAAATGCTCGACCACAAACGGGCCAAAGTCATAATCGGCAACGCAACCATGATTGTCGATACCATTGATGTCACTCGTCAGAATAAAAACTCCGACGACCCGAAGAAAAAGAAAGTAAAACCATACGGGCTGGTCAACGCTTCGGTAAAAAGCGATTTTCGTCCTGAAATCATGCTGCGGGGAATGACTGTCGAAGAAGCCCTGGAATCACTCGATAAATTCCTCGACGACGCGATAATCGCCGGGTTGGCACAGGTTTATATAATTCACGGCAAGGGCACCGGTATCCTTCGAAAAAACCTGACGGCCTATCTAAATAACCACAGCGCTGTCGAATCTTTGCGTATAGGTAATTGGAATGAGGGCGGGCATGGAGTCACCATCGCCCGACTAAAAACATAA